A region of Polyangiaceae bacterium DNA encodes the following proteins:
- a CDS encoding TIGR00730 family Rossman fold protein: protein MRRFRRVCVYCGSSNLVDERWRVVARGMAECLARRGIGVVFGGGSIGLMGSLADAALAAGAEVIGVIPRKLLDLELGHRGVTELVVVETMHERKHRMAELSDAFVALPGGWGTLEEIFEVTTWTQLGYHEKPVGLLNADGFYDGLLAFLDSACELGFIRPQHRPILQAALDPDALLERLAKAPLPHLDGAVLRGPAGP, encoded by the coding sequence ATGCGACGGTTCCGAAGGGTCTGCGTCTACTGCGGCTCGAGCAACTTGGTGGACGAGCGCTGGCGAGTGGTCGCGCGCGGCATGGCCGAGTGCCTGGCGCGACGCGGGATCGGCGTGGTGTTCGGCGGCGGCAGCATCGGCCTGATGGGCAGCCTGGCCGACGCGGCGCTCGCCGCTGGCGCCGAGGTCATCGGCGTGATCCCCAGGAAGCTCTTGGACCTCGAGCTCGGGCACCGAGGCGTGACCGAGCTCGTGGTGGTCGAGACGATGCACGAGCGCAAGCACCGCATGGCCGAGCTCAGCGACGCCTTCGTCGCGCTGCCCGGGGGCTGGGGCACGCTGGAGGAGATCTTCGAGGTGACGACCTGGACGCAGCTCGGCTACCACGAGAAGCCGGTGGGGTTGCTCAACGCCGACGGCTTCTACGACGGGCTCCTCGCCTTCCTCGACAGCGCCTGCGAGCTCGGCTTCATCCGCCCCCAACACCGGCCGATCCTGCAAGCTGCTCTGGACCCGGACGCGCTCCTCGAGCGGCTGGCGAAGGCCCCGCTGCCCCATCTCGATGGCGCTGTGCTGCGCGGTCCCGCGGGTCCGTGA
- a CDS encoding nitronate monooxygenase, with amino-acid sequence MSLPKLLEGRLALPVIGAPLFIISTPELVLAQCKAGIVGAFPALNARPPELLDEWLGRITRELAEWDAAHPEAPSAPFAVNQIVHKSNDRLSHDLELCVKHRVPIVITSLGAREDVNRAVRDYGGIVLHDIIHITHAKKALEKGADGLIAVAAGAGGHAGTLSPFALVQEIRQFWQGPLVLAGAIANGRSVLAARALGADLAYVGSAFIATREANAPDSYKQAIVESKAADIVYTNLFTGVHGNYLRSSIAAAGLDPDALPPSDPSKMSFGSGRTKAWRDIWGSGQGIGVLHEVTSAAELVARLRREYESAKLELSP; translated from the coding sequence ATGTCACTCCCCAAGCTCCTCGAGGGCCGCCTCGCCCTGCCCGTGATCGGCGCACCGCTCTTCATCATCTCCACGCCCGAGCTGGTGCTCGCGCAGTGCAAGGCCGGCATCGTCGGCGCTTTTCCGGCTCTGAACGCCCGTCCGCCGGAGCTCTTGGACGAGTGGCTCGGCCGCATCACGCGCGAGCTCGCGGAGTGGGACGCGGCGCACCCGGAGGCGCCTTCCGCGCCGTTCGCGGTCAACCAGATCGTCCACAAATCGAACGATCGACTCTCGCACGACCTCGAGCTGTGCGTGAAACACCGCGTGCCCATCGTGATCACCTCGCTCGGCGCCCGCGAGGACGTGAACCGCGCGGTCCGCGACTACGGCGGCATCGTGCTGCACGACATCATCCACATCACCCACGCCAAGAAGGCGCTGGAGAAGGGCGCCGACGGCCTGATCGCGGTGGCCGCCGGGGCGGGCGGGCACGCAGGCACGCTCTCGCCCTTCGCGCTGGTGCAGGAGATCCGACAATTCTGGCAGGGCCCGCTGGTGCTGGCGGGCGCCATCGCCAACGGACGCTCGGTGCTCGCGGCTCGCGCCCTGGGCGCCGACCTCGCCTACGTCGGCTCCGCGTTCATCGCCACGCGGGAGGCCAACGCCCCGGACTCCTACAAGCAGGCCATCGTCGAGTCGAAGGCGGCGGACATCGTCTACACGAACCTGTTCACCGGCGTACACGGCAACTACCTGCGCTCGTCCATCGCCGCCGCTGGCCTGGACCCGGACGCCTTGCCGCCGAGCGACCCCTCGAAGATGAGCTTCGGGTCCGGCCGCACCAAGGCTTGGCGCGACATCTGGGGCTCGGGCCAGGGCATCGGCGTGCTCCACGAAGTGACCAGCGCCGCCGAGCTGGTCGCGCGCCTGCGTCGCGAGTACGAGAGCGCCAAGCTGGAGCTCTCGCCATGA
- a CDS encoding 1-acyl-sn-glycerol-3-phosphate acyltransferase — protein sequence MTRRGDRSTLKARAARAALKALGGWRFVGEIPEPRRAVCLAVPHTDNMDGLLLVLLAQSAGMAISWMVKDAWGKPPAGLVVRAVGGVPIDRSKANGMVGQMTEELARREDFYLVIPPEGTRSRTEYWKSGFYRIALGAKVPVVPGFLDYRHKEGGFGPPIELTGDVRADMDVIRAFYEKQRPEPRHPEKFGPIRLREEAE from the coding sequence ATGACCCGCCGCGGTGACCGAAGCACGCTCAAAGCCCGCGCCGCTCGAGCCGCGCTCAAAGCCCTCGGTGGTTGGCGCTTCGTCGGAGAGATCCCCGAGCCGCGGCGCGCGGTGTGCCTGGCGGTGCCCCACACCGACAACATGGACGGCCTGTTGCTCGTGCTCCTGGCGCAGTCGGCGGGGATGGCCATCTCGTGGATGGTCAAGGACGCCTGGGGAAAGCCGCCCGCGGGGTTGGTGGTCCGCGCCGTGGGTGGCGTACCGATCGACCGCTCCAAGGCCAACGGCATGGTGGGGCAGATGACCGAGGAGCTCGCGCGCCGGGAGGATTTCTACCTGGTCATTCCGCCGGAGGGCACGCGCAGCCGCACCGAGTACTGGAAGTCCGGCTTCTACCGCATCGCCCTCGGCGCCAAGGTCCCGGTGGTGCCGGGGTTCCTCGACTACCGTCACAAGGAGGGCGGCTTCGGTCCGCCCATCGAGTTGACGGGCGACGTGCGCGCCGACATGGACGTCATCCGCGCGTTCTACGAGAAGCAGCGCCCCGAGCCGCGGCACCCGGAGAAATTCGGTCCCATTCGGCTGCGTGAAGAAGCCGAATAG
- a CDS encoding alanine racemase, translating to MAESESYARLRRALAGERLPAAFVDLDALDRNLERHMARVGARHKTLRVASKSVRVVAVLRRLLGRGSPTLRGLMCFAAREAEFLAKAGFDDLLVAYPVWQESDLDAAARLAREGKIIRLAADCREGVERVARRANEHGVTLGVVLCVDMSLRGLGGRVHLGVRRSPLHSPDQVLALARYVRDSRGVRLDGLLAYEAQIAGLGDDSPFEPWQNPLKGAIRRVSAREIAGRRRAMVEALERDGFSLPLVNGGGTGSLDTTLEESSVTEVTAGSGFFKPHLFDYYKSRHVRSLEPASFFALEVTRRPAPDMVTCLGGGYVASGAPGPDKVPLPWLPRGLALLPHEMCGEVQTPLALGPGVQVALGDPIVFRPAKAGEPFERFTEVLLLSGDRVVDRVPTYRGEGLCFF from the coding sequence GTGGCGGAGTCCGAGAGCTACGCGCGGCTTCGAAGGGCGCTCGCCGGCGAGAGACTGCCGGCGGCGTTCGTGGACCTGGACGCGCTCGATCGCAATCTCGAGCGACACATGGCGCGCGTCGGCGCCCGACACAAGACCCTGCGCGTCGCCAGCAAGTCGGTGCGCGTCGTCGCCGTGTTGCGCCGCCTGCTCGGGCGAGGAAGCCCCACGCTCCGCGGGCTGATGTGCTTCGCCGCGCGCGAGGCCGAGTTCCTCGCCAAGGCGGGCTTCGACGACCTGCTCGTCGCTTACCCGGTCTGGCAAGAGAGCGATCTCGACGCGGCGGCTCGCCTGGCTCGGGAGGGGAAGATCATCCGCCTGGCGGCCGATTGTCGCGAGGGCGTCGAACGCGTGGCGCGCCGCGCGAACGAGCACGGCGTGACGCTGGGGGTAGTGCTGTGTGTGGACATGAGCCTGCGCGGGCTCGGCGGTCGCGTACACCTGGGCGTGCGCCGCTCACCGCTCCACAGCCCGGACCAGGTGCTCGCGCTGGCGAGGTACGTCCGCGACAGTCGGGGCGTTCGCCTCGACGGCCTGCTCGCCTACGAGGCGCAGATCGCCGGCCTCGGCGACGACAGCCCGTTCGAGCCGTGGCAGAACCCGCTGAAGGGCGCCATCCGTCGCGTCTCCGCGCGCGAGATCGCGGGGCGGCGCCGCGCCATGGTCGAAGCGCTGGAACGGGACGGGTTCAGCCTGCCGCTCGTGAACGGCGGCGGCACCGGCTCCCTCGACACCACCCTGGAGGAGAGCAGCGTGACCGAGGTCACCGCTGGCTCCGGCTTCTTCAAGCCGCACCTGTTCGACTACTACAAGAGCCGACACGTGCGCTCCCTCGAACCGGCGAGCTTCTTCGCGCTCGAGGTCACGCGCAGGCCCGCGCCGGACATGGTGACCTGTCTCGGCGGCGGCTACGTCGCGTCGGGCGCTCCCGGACCCGACAAGGTGCCGCTCCCGTGGCTGCCGCGCGGCCTCGCGCTCTTGCCCCACGAGATGTGCGGCGAGGTGCAGACGCCGCTCGCGCTCGGGCCCGGAGTCCAGGTCGCTCTCGGCGACCCCATCGTATTTCGTCCCGCCAAGGCCGGCGAGCCGTTCGAGCGCTTCACGGAAGTGCTGCTGCTCTCCGGCGACCGAGTCGTGGATCGCGTGCCGAC
- a CDS encoding DUF3892 domain-containing protein, with protein sequence MDRQVRMTKKDRAGKIVALCNPGQPWSPRRTADVIKDINGNKSSYYVKQAERRKYVRVISGTGLVTTNDAANENNLDNLPTV encoded by the coding sequence ATGGATCGCCAAGTCAGGATGACGAAGAAGGACCGCGCCGGAAAGATCGTCGCGCTGTGCAACCCCGGACAACCGTGGTCACCGCGGCGCACAGCCGACGTCATCAAGGACATCAACGGCAACAAGTCCAGCTACTACGTCAAGCAAGCGGAGCGACGGAAGTACGTCCGTGTCATCTCTGGCACCGGCCTGGTGACCACCAACGACGCCGCGAACGAGAACAACTTGGACAACCTGCCGACCGTGTGA